Genomic segment of Amphibacillus xylanus NBRC 15112:
TTTTTGGTTATATATAGGAGGGAATTATTATGGCACGTGTTAAAGGTGGAACAGTTACACGCAAGCGTCGTAAACGTATATTAAAATTAGCTAAAGGTTACTATGGTTCAAAACATAGTCTATTTAAAGTAGCAAAACAACAAGTATGGAAATCAGGTCAATACGCATATCGTGACCGTAAGCAGAGAAAACGCGACTTCCGTAAATTATGGATCGCACGTATTAATGCTGCTGCACGTCTAAACGATATTTCATATAGCCGTCTAATGCACGGTTTGAAATTAGCAGGTATTGAAGTAAACCGTAAGATGCTTGCAGAACTAGCTGTTTCTGATGCAGCTGCATTCACACAATTAACGGAGCAAGCTAAAGCAGCATTAAATAAATAATAAACTTAAGAGTTGTTTTCTTATCTAAGAGACAACTCTTTTATTTTTATAAAAAAATGATCGTAAAAATGAGGATTGAAATGAAAAAAATATATATGTTGCTTATCATCATCAATCTATGCAGTTTAATCATTATGAAGGTGGATAAGTCACGGGCGAGAAATAATCAGTGGCGCATCCCTGAAATGAACATATGGCTCATTAGCTTACTCGGAGGTTCAGTTGGTACATATATTGGAATGAAGCTTTTTCGTCATAAAACAAAACACTTATCATTTAAAATAGGCATTCCGTTATTGATTTTAATTCAAGCATTGACCTTAATTATGCTATAATAATCTTTAACTGATCATAAACGATAAGCGTTTTTCATAAATATAACCGAAAGGGAGAGGAGGCCAAAATGAAATGGACCAAATCGAACAATATATTGAATTTTTACGTAATACGCATATATTAATTGCACCGTTATTGTTTATTGTTCTTCATGGCGTTCGATCAATATTTTTCATACCTGTTATTGCAATTTGTATCGCAGGTGGAATGATATTTGGTATCATTCCTGGCATCATCCTATCTATTATTGGGTTATTATTATCTAGTATTATTTTTTATGCAATGGCGAAAAAAATGCCCTTCCTAACTAATCGACTAATGAAAATGAAATCAAAAATAAAAACAAATGACAAACAATTAACAGTCGGTCAAATTACAATCTTAAGATTAATACCGTTTATT
This window contains:
- the rplT gene encoding 50S ribosomal protein L20; the encoded protein is MARVKGGTVTRKRRKRILKLAKGYYGSKHSLFKVAKQQVWKSGQYAYRDRKQRKRDFRKLWIARINAAARLNDISYSRLMHGLKLAGIEVNRKMLAELAVSDAAAFTQLTEQAKAALNK
- a CDS encoding VTT domain-containing protein, which produces MDQIEQYIEFLRNTHILIAPLLFIVLHGVRSIFFIPVIAICIAGGMIFGIIPGIILSIIGLLLSSIIFYAMAKKMPFLTNRLMKMKSKIKTNDKQLTVGQITILRLIPFIHYHLLSFLLYESTDDFQSYVSASFYTVIPMSVVYTTIGQSVINFSPLVSLILLASLTTLLLFISRKKTERVSVREFLR
- a CDS encoding DUF1294 domain-containing protein; its protein translation is MKKIYMLLIIINLCSLIIMKVDKSRARNNQWRIPEMNIWLISLLGGSVGTYIGMKLFRHKTKHLSFKIGIPLLILIQALTLIML